The following coding sequences are from one Granulicella sp. L56 window:
- a CDS encoding CHASE3 domain-containing protein translates to MQTFNKRFSVIAGFGLLVIILTANAIITRRQLGVQVENQVWVAHTRQVLFELAQTESILKDAETGQRGFLYTGDPKYLAPYNLAIGQVGPNIDKLANMTADNPRQQAHISALRNLAQAKVIELAQTITLYRSGRTEEAKALVLSDAGLFTMNNIRKLTSEMGEEETSLEAVRSAAYQKSIRVTTVCIYLASFIAALGLIFLAYYILREMELRQRHARQILEREEWFRVTLTSLGDAVIATDEQGQVTFLNPLAEQLTGRNLEYARGRPIQEVFPIFNESTHHIVENPVKKVMELGRIVGLANHTVLRNANGNLIPIEDSAAPIRDADHKLIGVVLVFRDATLERKSQEVLRKTEKLAAAARLAATVAHEINNPLEAIGNLLYITKGMAGLPAEAAEQLTLAEDEVARISHIARQTLGFYRESNVPDQVEIPALVDSVLNIYSNKFKTKNITLQREFGDCPPIRGLAGELKQAIANLISNAADAVSHNGTIRVKLECVETSNGQLVQVLIEDDGPGIGAEQRDRIFEPFFTTKKDVGTGLGLWVTKEIIDRHGGSIEVHSREDKHTSGAIFNVLLPSAPKLENPAQES, encoded by the coding sequence ATGCAGACCTTTAACAAGCGTTTTAGCGTTATCGCCGGCTTCGGACTGTTGGTGATCATATTGACAGCAAACGCCATTATTACCAGGCGCCAACTCGGCGTGCAGGTCGAGAATCAGGTATGGGTGGCGCATACCAGACAAGTTCTGTTCGAGCTGGCTCAAACAGAGTCCATACTCAAGGACGCTGAAACAGGCCAACGTGGTTTCCTCTACACGGGGGATCCGAAATACCTGGCACCATATAATCTCGCCATTGGTCAGGTGGGGCCAAACATAGACAAGTTGGCGAATATGACCGCCGACAATCCCCGTCAACAGGCCCACATATCCGCGTTGCGTAATCTTGCGCAGGCGAAGGTGATCGAACTCGCCCAAACGATCACGCTATATCGATCGGGCAGAACCGAAGAAGCCAAAGCGCTCGTTTTATCCGATGCGGGTCTGTTTACGATGAACAACATCCGAAAGCTGACCAGCGAAATGGGAGAAGAAGAGACCTCCCTGGAAGCCGTCCGGTCCGCCGCCTATCAAAAGAGCATTCGGGTAACGACAGTCTGCATCTATTTAGCCAGTTTCATTGCGGCTTTGGGCCTGATTTTTCTTGCGTATTACATACTCCGCGAAATGGAGCTTCGCCAACGGCATGCCCGCCAAATATTGGAGCGTGAAGAATGGTTCAGGGTGACGTTGACAAGCCTTGGCGACGCGGTGATCGCGACCGATGAACAAGGCCAGGTAACCTTTCTGAATCCATTAGCGGAGCAACTGACCGGAAGGAATCTGGAGTACGCCAGGGGAAGGCCCATTCAGGAAGTCTTCCCCATCTTCAATGAGTCCACACACCACATAGTAGAAAACCCGGTGAAGAAAGTGATGGAACTAGGTCGAATTGTGGGTCTCGCAAATCATACCGTGCTGCGCAACGCTAATGGAAACCTGATTCCAATTGAGGATAGCGCGGCGCCCATCCGCGATGCCGATCACAAACTGATCGGAGTCGTTCTGGTCTTCCGCGACGCAACCCTTGAACGCAAGTCGCAAGAAGTCTTGCGTAAGACTGAAAAGCTGGCCGCTGCAGCCCGTCTGGCGGCAACCGTCGCCCACGAAATTAACAATCCGCTGGAGGCGATCGGCAATCTGCTCTACATCACAAAGGGGATGGCTGGCCTTCCCGCCGAGGCTGCCGAACAACTGACGCTCGCGGAAGATGAAGTCGCTCGCATCTCGCACATCGCCCGTCAGACGCTTGGGTTCTACCGTGAATCCAACGTACCAGATCAAGTGGAAATACCTGCTCTTGTGGATTCCGTCCTCAACATCTACTCAAATAAGTTCAAGACCAAGAACATTACGCTTCAACGTGAATTTGGAGACTGCCCACCTATTCGGGGTTTGGCTGGGGAACTGAAACAAGCCATAGCGAATCTGATTTCAAATGCCGCCGACGCTGTCAGTCACAATGGGACGATACGAGTCAAATTGGAATGCGTTGAAACCTCTAATGGCCAGCTCGTTCAGGTGTTGATCGAGGATGACGGGCCTGGCATCGGAGCTGAACAGAGAGACCGAATCTTTGAGCCGTTCTTCACCACCAAGAAGGACGTCGGCACTGGTCTCGGATTATGGGTGACCAAAGAAATTATAGACAGACATGGGGGAAGCATCGAGGTCCATTCCCGAGAAGATAAGCATACTTCTGGCGCCATATTCAATGTCCTTCTACCGAGCGCTCCCAAGTTAGAGAATCCGGCGCAAGAGAGCTGA
- a CDS encoding alpha-amylase family glycosyl hydrolase — protein MQGLTWWQHGVIYEIYPRSFQDSDGDGIGDLNGIPRRLDYLVELGINAIWISPIYPSPMADFGYDVADYYGIDPIFGTMEDFDRLFAEVHRRGLKMILDFVPNHTSDQHPWFLESRCSRDNPKRDWYLWRDEPNNWLSNFGGSGWERDETTGQYYYHSFLKQQPDLNWRNPAVQSAMFDVLRFWLRRGVDGFRVDVMWLMIKDDLFRDNPPNPGYRLGQPSSHRQLPIYNSDRPEVHDLVARMRAVVDEFPQRVLIGEIYLPVAQLMSYYGRDLKGANLPFNFHLLQCAWTAEAVKQVISDYHAALPKGAWPNWVLGNHDNARIASRVGKSQAPVAAMLLLTLPGTLTMYYGEEIGMTNVSIPPEQVQDPAEKNEPGLSLGRDPERTPMLWNGSPSAGFTTGRPWLPIGDHEAVNVATLEHDPASILQLYRNLINLRRSNLTLVSGALQSITVEKNMLSYQRIDDKQRIIVLLNIGSDPATMTVETGTILASTYLDRAGQEVSGLINMRASEGLIIVLK, from the coding sequence ATGCAAGGGTTGACCTGGTGGCAGCACGGAGTTATATACGAAATCTACCCGCGTTCTTTTCAAGATAGCGATGGCGATGGCATTGGTGACCTGAACGGAATTCCGCGGCGTCTCGACTATCTGGTAGAGCTTGGCATCAATGCGATCTGGATCTCGCCGATCTATCCGTCACCCATGGCCGATTTCGGATACGACGTCGCCGATTATTATGGAATAGATCCCATCTTTGGGACAATGGAGGACTTTGATCGCCTGTTCGCGGAGGTTCATCGCCGCGGTCTGAAGATGATTCTCGATTTTGTGCCGAATCACACCTCTGATCAGCATCCCTGGTTTCTGGAGAGCCGGTGCTCTCGCGATAATCCGAAGCGAGATTGGTACCTGTGGCGCGATGAACCGAATAATTGGTTAAGCAACTTCGGCGGCTCCGGCTGGGAACGGGACGAAACAACCGGACAGTACTACTACCATTCATTCCTCAAGCAACAGCCCGACCTCAACTGGCGCAACCCTGCCGTGCAATCCGCTATGTTTGATGTCTTGAGGTTCTGGCTGCGACGAGGTGTGGATGGCTTTCGCGTTGACGTTATGTGGCTGATGATCAAGGACGACCTATTTCGCGATAACCCGCCAAACCCCGGTTATCGCTTAGGCCAGCCCTCCAGTCACCGCCAGTTGCCGATATATAACTCGGACCGACCTGAGGTTCACGACCTCGTGGCCAGAATGCGAGCGGTGGTCGATGAGTTTCCACAGCGCGTGCTGATTGGAGAGATTTATTTACCCGTGGCACAGTTGATGTCGTACTACGGAAGAGATCTCAAAGGGGCGAACCTGCCATTCAACTTCCACCTGCTGCAATGCGCATGGACCGCTGAAGCGGTGAAGCAGGTCATATCTGATTACCACGCCGCCCTGCCAAAGGGCGCATGGCCCAATTGGGTTTTGGGAAATCATGATAATGCCCGCATCGCTAGCAGGGTTGGAAAGTCCCAGGCACCTGTCGCGGCGATGTTGCTTCTCACTCTTCCCGGAACCCTAACGATGTACTACGGCGAGGAAATTGGGATGACGAACGTGTCGATTCCTCCCGAGCAGGTGCAAGATCCTGCGGAGAAAAACGAACCGGGACTCAGTTTGGGCCGCGACCCGGAACGAACTCCGATGCTATGGAACGGCTCTCCCTCGGCTGGATTCACCACGGGGCGACCCTGGCTTCCTATCGGCGATCATGAAGCGGTGAACGTCGCAACACTGGAGCATGATCCTGCGTCAATTCTGCAGCTCTATCGCAATCTAATCAATCTGCGGCGCAGCAATTTGACGTTAGTGAGTGGTGCGCTGCAGTCTATTACCGTTGAAAAGAACATGTTGAGCTATCAGCGCATAGATGATAAGCAGCGCATTATCGTGTTGCTGAACATTGGCTCAGACCCGGCGACAATGACGGTGGAAACGGGGACTATCCTCGCATCGACGTACCTTGACCGAGCGGGGCAAGAAGTGAGTGGTTTGATCAATATGAGAGCTTCTGAGGGATTAATCATCGTTCTCAAGTGA
- a CDS encoding alpha-amylase family protein — protein sequence MINDLWYKNAVIYCLSVATYMDANGDGVGDFKGLMRRLDYLQGMGVTAIWLMPFQPSPCKDDGYDVADYYGVDPRYGSLGDFVEFAEGCKQRGMRVLIDLVVNHTSNEHPWFKEACRDPQSKYRDWYVWSNKKPKNAASGVVFPGVQKSTWNYEKTAKAYYFHRFYDFQPDLNTTNPEVQAEILKIMGFWLQLGVSGFRMDAVPFVIAQKGAELKKPGEQYDMLRTFSEFLTWRKGDAIILAEANVLPDTDLKYFGEFGERLQMMFNFAVNQHLFFALASSDSRPLVKAMQTTKPRPATAQWGQFLRNNDELDLGRLSDKQRETVFAAFGPDKNMQLYQRGIRRRLPPMLQGDRRRLELAYSLMMTLPGTPVIRYGDEIGMGDDLSLPERNCARTPMQWSTEPNAGFTTSDKPIMPAISEGPYSFQHVNVAAQRREPNSLLNWMERIIRMRKEVPEIGWGDFSFIPMKTPRVLAMRYAWRNNSVVCMHNLSGEPQEVQFSMRAEDEKECTLVNLLSEDHSYPEKNGKHSILFEPYGYRWFRICGLDYLLKRSETLS from the coding sequence ATGATCAATGACCTTTGGTACAAGAACGCGGTCATCTACTGTCTCTCCGTTGCTACTTATATGGATGCAAACGGCGACGGGGTCGGTGACTTTAAGGGCCTGATGCGTCGCCTGGATTATCTGCAAGGAATGGGTGTAACAGCAATCTGGCTAATGCCGTTTCAGCCGTCTCCCTGTAAAGATGACGGCTATGATGTAGCCGACTACTACGGTGTCGATCCGCGATACGGCTCACTCGGTGATTTTGTGGAATTTGCCGAAGGCTGTAAGCAGCGTGGGATGCGCGTCCTTATCGACCTCGTTGTGAATCATACTTCGAACGAGCATCCATGGTTTAAGGAGGCCTGCCGCGATCCACAATCGAAATACCGAGATTGGTATGTGTGGTCTAACAAGAAACCGAAGAACGCGGCTTCGGGAGTGGTGTTCCCTGGAGTGCAGAAGTCCACATGGAACTACGAGAAGACTGCGAAAGCATATTACTTCCATCGCTTTTATGACTTTCAGCCGGACCTTAATACGACCAACCCAGAGGTGCAGGCAGAGATCCTGAAGATTATGGGCTTCTGGTTGCAGTTGGGTGTCTCGGGCTTCCGCATGGATGCGGTTCCCTTTGTCATCGCCCAAAAGGGCGCCGAGCTCAAAAAGCCCGGCGAACAATATGACATGTTGAGGACGTTCAGTGAATTCCTGACCTGGCGGAAAGGGGACGCAATCATTCTTGCGGAGGCCAATGTCCTGCCGGACACAGATCTAAAATACTTTGGCGAGTTCGGGGAACGGTTGCAAATGATGTTTAATTTCGCCGTCAATCAACATCTGTTCTTTGCGCTGGCCAGCAGCGACTCGAGGCCGCTGGTCAAAGCGATGCAGACCACAAAGCCTCGTCCGGCTACTGCACAATGGGGGCAGTTCCTGCGCAACAACGACGAACTCGACCTCGGCCGTCTCAGTGACAAGCAGCGTGAGACTGTCTTCGCGGCGTTTGGTCCGGATAAGAATATGCAGCTTTATCAACGCGGGATTCGGCGGCGACTCCCACCCATGTTACAGGGAGACCGCCGACGGTTGGAGCTCGCTTACAGTTTGATGATGACCCTGCCAGGCACCCCGGTGATTCGCTATGGCGACGAGATAGGAATGGGAGACGATCTTAGCCTCCCGGAGCGAAACTGCGCTCGTACACCAATGCAGTGGTCAACCGAGCCGAATGCGGGCTTCACGACAAGTGACAAGCCCATCATGCCGGCGATCAGCGAAGGCCCCTACAGCTTTCAGCATGTCAATGTAGCAGCTCAGCGTCGCGAGCCAAACTCACTTCTGAATTGGATGGAACGTATCATTCGCATGCGTAAAGAGGTACCTGAGATTGGCTGGGGAGATTTTTCATTCATCCCCATGAAAACACCTCGGGTTTTGGCCATGCGCTACGCTTGGCGCAACAATTCGGTGGTATGTATGCATAACTTGAGTGGCGAGCCTCAGGAAGTTCAGTTCTCGATGCGCGCAGAAGACGAAAAGGAATGCACTCTTGTGAACCTTCTGTCTGAAGACCATAGCTACCCTGAGAAGAATGGTAAGCACTCCATCTTGTTCGAGCCTTATGGCTACCGGTGGTTTCGTATTTGCGGTTTGGATTATCTACTAAAACGTTCAGAAACGCTAAGCTAA
- a CDS encoding response regulator, which produces MPDIKPVVFVVDDEAVIAQTLAIILNQAGFQASAYDHPNKAIAARAELVPDLLISDVMMPGMSGIELAVHFRQAQPECKVLLFSGQTATADLLEKAREQGYDFDLLSKPVHPADLLAKLRN; this is translated from the coding sequence ATGCCCGATATAAAACCTGTAGTTTTTGTCGTCGATGATGAAGCGGTGATCGCGCAGACACTTGCCATTATTTTGAATCAGGCGGGATTTCAGGCGAGTGCCTACGATCACCCGAACAAGGCTATTGCCGCCCGTGCGGAACTGGTTCCCGATCTTCTTATCAGTGACGTGATGATGCCGGGCATGAGTGGCATTGAGTTGGCGGTTCACTTCCGCCAGGCGCAGCCCGAATGCAAAGTGCTCCTGTTCTCTGGGCAGACTGCAACGGCGGATCTGCTGGAAAAGGCTCGCGAACAGGGATACGATTTCGATCTACTCTCCAAGCCGGTGCATCCCGCCGATCTTTTGGCGAAGCTACGCAATTGA
- a CDS encoding sensor histidine kinase: protein MDSPLVPRESFEDEGQKLKVCEENLKRYHQLALAGRLVGATMHEVNNRLAALTNLIFLARTLSEPPNPSIEYLDEADLQLRNLGEITSRSLAFIRVEVDPKEVDLVELATSALRLHEQQIAKKRIQVQTRSAESAAAVVKRGEMYQVLTNLLLNAIEALPHSGDLHIRVALHSPNATITIADNGPGIPESMRSTLFDSFKSGRMDGNGLGLWIVREIVHSHGGTIRYRSSGLQGKSGTVFRVTLPTRKT, encoded by the coding sequence ATGGACTCGCCTCTTGTACCTCGCGAATCCTTTGAGGACGAAGGTCAGAAGCTCAAAGTCTGCGAAGAAAATCTGAAGCGCTATCACCAGCTCGCCTTGGCGGGGAGACTGGTTGGCGCGACAATGCACGAAGTCAACAATCGCCTGGCAGCCCTGACCAATCTCATCTTTCTGGCAAGGACTCTTTCCGAGCCTCCGAATCCGAGTATTGAGTACCTGGATGAGGCCGACCTCCAGCTCCGAAATTTGGGAGAGATCACATCCAGAAGTCTTGCCTTCATCCGCGTGGAAGTCGATCCTAAGGAAGTTGACTTAGTAGAGCTAGCGACATCGGCTTTACGTCTTCACGAGCAGCAAATTGCAAAGAAGCGAATCCAGGTTCAGACCCGTTCCGCCGAATCGGCTGCGGCGGTTGTGAAAAGGGGCGAGATGTATCAGGTCCTCACCAACCTGCTTCTCAATGCAATCGAAGCGCTGCCGCATTCAGGAGACCTACACATACGGGTCGCTCTTCATTCGCCAAACGCGACGATCACGATTGCTGACAATGGACCCGGAATCCCCGAATCGATGCGAAGCACTCTTTTTGACTCGTTCAAAAGTGGAAGAATGGATGGAAATGGGCTTGGTCTCTGGATCGTGCGTGAAATCGTTCATTCCCACGGAGGCACGATTCGCTATCGGAGCAGCGGTTTACAAGGAAAGAGTGGAACGGTCTTTCGCGTAACTCTTCCGACGCGCAAGACCTAA
- a CDS encoding DUF1016 N-terminal domain-containing protein, whose protein sequence is MRGTRVALCFCSRISQVIYFSTGMRFRARVREFPGIEGLGSRNLRNMRDKAREWPDTSIVQQLVAKLPWGHNIQILRVPAGLERGWYAHAAIEHGRSRAVLMRQIETNFSSATARLKRTLLVPFLKSSLTWRCASNLLWTVQ, encoded by the coding sequence ATGAGGGGAACCAGAGTTGCCCTTTGCTTCTGCAGCCGTATTTCGCAAGTCATCTATTTCTCGACGGGGATGCGATTCAGAGCTAGGGTGCGAGAATTCCCGGGAATAGAAGGGTTGGGATCACGTAACCTGCGCAATATGCGAGACAAAGCGAGAGAGTGGCCCGATACTTCAATTGTGCAACAGCTTGTTGCCAAATTACCTTGGGGACACAATATTCAAATTTTGCGTGTACCCGCGGGTCTGGAGCGCGGATGGTACGCGCATGCGGCCATCGAGCACGGACGGAGCCGCGCGGTACTAATGCGTCAGATTGAGACTAACTTTTCGAGCGCCACGGCAAGGCTGAAACGAACTTTACTCGTACCCTTCCTCAAGAGCAGTCTGACATGGCGGTGCGCATCGAACCTTTTGTGGACAGTGCAGTAA
- a CDS encoding STAS domain-containing protein produces the protein MPKVLDAVRKNQGAVLDGWLQSLKTGIRRRDLIDERELKSQAGEVLATICAAPPDTPLDDLSVAAWQPLRDLLASLSASRAVQGFTPSETAVFVLSLKTPLFSLVRDQKGDNADQLYAEMTATGDFIDKLALHTTDSFIHGRDQVIARQQEEMLELSTPVVTLWDGIVALPLIGTLDSARTQVVMESLLQAIVQTNSRFAIIDITGVPTVDTLVAQHLLKTITAARLMGAECILSGIRPQIAQTIVHLGINLEDVITKAKLSDAFKLALERSGRAVTRVAKVNASIPSGAREL, from the coding sequence ATGCCGAAGGTATTGGACGCAGTTCGAAAGAATCAAGGAGCCGTGCTCGACGGATGGCTACAGAGCCTTAAAACCGGAATCCGCAGACGTGATTTGATAGATGAACGTGAACTCAAGTCGCAGGCTGGAGAAGTTCTTGCAACCATCTGTGCTGCTCCACCGGATACACCGCTCGACGATCTCAGTGTCGCGGCCTGGCAACCTCTGAGAGACCTTCTGGCCAGTCTTTCGGCGTCTCGGGCAGTTCAAGGGTTCACTCCGTCGGAAACTGCAGTGTTTGTGCTCTCGCTCAAGACTCCTTTATTCAGTCTGGTTCGTGACCAAAAGGGAGACAACGCTGACCAACTCTACGCGGAGATGACCGCGACAGGCGACTTCATCGACAAGCTTGCGCTGCACACGACGGATAGCTTCATCCATGGTCGCGACCAGGTGATTGCTCGCCAGCAGGAAGAGATGCTCGAGCTTTCCACTCCCGTGGTGACGCTTTGGGATGGGATCGTCGCACTTCCACTGATTGGCACGCTGGACAGCGCACGTACGCAGGTCGTTATGGAGTCGTTGCTTCAGGCGATTGTCCAAACAAACTCGCGATTTGCGATTATTGATATTACAGGGGTGCCGACCGTAGACACACTGGTCGCGCAGCACTTGCTGAAAACCATTACCGCAGCACGGCTGATGGGCGCGGAGTGCATTTTGAGCGGAATACGTCCGCAGATCGCGCAGACGATCGTCCACCTCGGAATCAACCTCGAAGATGTCATCACTAAAGCTAAACTGTCCGACGCTTTCAAACTCGCATTGGAACGCAGCGGTCGCGCGGTTACGCGTGTGGCTAAGGTCAACGCTTCGATACCGTCCGGGGCGCGGGAGCTGTAA
- a CDS encoding STAS domain-containing protein: MERIPILRMGNFLLVTIQVDMHDKLALTLQDDLTAKIADVGAKGVLIDISSLEIVDSFIGRTLANIASMARVLDAQTVVVGMQPAVAITLVELGMSLPGIRTALNVESGMQYLHETATAYGDSEDYDGDSE, from the coding sequence ATGGAACGAATTCCAATCTTGCGGATGGGTAACTTTCTTCTCGTCACCATTCAGGTCGATATGCACGACAAACTGGCACTTACGCTGCAGGATGATCTAACAGCGAAGATTGCGGATGTTGGCGCCAAAGGCGTTCTGATCGACATTTCATCGCTCGAGATCGTGGACTCCTTTATTGGAAGAACGCTGGCAAACATTGCATCCATGGCGAGAGTCCTGGATGCTCAGACGGTGGTCGTCGGCATGCAGCCGGCGGTGGCTATAACGCTCGTGGAACTGGGGATGTCTTTGCCGGGTATTCGGACCGCGCTGAATGTTGAGTCAGGCATGCAATACCTCCATGAGACAGCTACAGCTTACGGAGACAGCGAGGATTATGACGGGGACAGTGAGTAA
- a CDS encoding anti-sigma regulatory factor: MTGTVSKTERLPIKDSSDVVFVRQRVRVWATNLKLSLVDQTKIVTAASELGRNTLEHGGGGELEIAEVVDGVRKGIRLSFSDKGPGIADIKQALTDGFTSKQGMGLGLGGSKRLMNEFDIKTAPGEGTTVTVTRWK; the protein is encoded by the coding sequence ATGACGGGGACAGTGAGTAAAACTGAAAGGCTCCCCATCAAAGATTCTTCAGATGTGGTGTTTGTGAGACAACGGGTCCGGGTCTGGGCGACGAACTTAAAACTCAGCCTGGTCGACCAGACAAAAATCGTTACAGCTGCCAGCGAACTGGGACGCAATACTCTTGAGCACGGCGGCGGCGGAGAACTCGAAATTGCGGAAGTCGTTGATGGCGTCCGTAAGGGCATCCGGTTGAGCTTCTCCGATAAGGGCCCCGGAATCGCCGACATTAAGCAAGCTCTTACAGATGGATTCACCAGCAAACAGGGCATGGGATTAGGGCTTGGCGGTAGTAAACGGCTCATGAACGAATTCGACATTAAAACTGCTCCTGGCGAAGGAACTACTGTCACTGTGACCCGATGGAAATGA
- a CDS encoding SpoIIE family protein phosphatase, whose protein sequence is MRKRAGIVLSVTAGDSSQVGHARRQAVAMAAAMGFSELRQGQLGIIITEAAGNIAAHAQQGEIVLTPWQFQKDIGIDVLALDSGKGIADIGRSLEDGYSTAGTPGQGLGAMSRLSSTLQIYSSPGKGTALLARVVQESASAEVVANDYALGAVSLPIAGETACGDAWNAVYTPGRSIYIVADGLGHGPSAAEASAEAIRIFAESAHLSPARILADAHGALAKTRGAAVSIAEIDHTKGLLNYAGVGNVAGAILQGSKTRSMISMNGTLGHTIGRIQQFAYPWEKNSSLIMHSDGLATRWSFEQYPGLSVRHPALLAGVLYRDFCRKRDDVTILITRI, encoded by the coding sequence ATGAGAAAAAGAGCGGGCATCGTGCTGTCGGTAACTGCTGGCGACTCCAGTCAGGTTGGTCATGCACGCCGCCAGGCTGTCGCGATGGCGGCGGCTATGGGATTCAGCGAACTGAGACAAGGCCAGCTCGGAATCATCATCACCGAAGCTGCCGGGAACATCGCGGCTCATGCCCAGCAAGGAGAAATCGTCTTAACTCCATGGCAGTTTCAGAAAGACATTGGGATCGATGTGCTGGCGCTGGATAGTGGAAAAGGTATAGCGGACATCGGGCGTTCGCTGGAGGACGGATATTCGACTGCCGGGACGCCGGGCCAAGGGCTGGGAGCGATGTCTCGTCTTTCGTCTACGCTCCAGATTTATTCGTCACCCGGTAAGGGAACTGCGTTGCTTGCAAGGGTGGTTCAGGAGTCGGCGTCAGCTGAAGTTGTTGCTAATGATTATGCTCTTGGAGCAGTGTCGTTGCCGATTGCCGGTGAAACGGCCTGCGGCGACGCCTGGAATGCTGTTTATACTCCCGGCCGAAGCATCTACATCGTTGCCGATGGTTTGGGGCACGGGCCGTCGGCGGCAGAGGCCTCAGCAGAAGCCATCCGTATCTTTGCGGAATCGGCGCACCTTTCACCTGCCCGCATCCTGGCGGATGCCCATGGCGCTCTCGCCAAGACTCGCGGAGCGGCAGTCTCGATCGCCGAGATTGACCACACCAAGGGGCTGTTAAACTACGCTGGGGTAGGCAACGTTGCCGGAGCAATCCTTCAAGGTTCCAAGACGCGTAGCATGATTTCAATGAACGGAACTCTTGGTCACACTATCGGGCGTATTCAACAGTTCGCCTACCCGTGGGAAAAGAATTCCTCGCTCATCATGCACTCAGACGGCCTCGCAACTCGATGGAGTTTTGAGCAATATCCCGGGCTTTCTGTGCGTCACCCGGCCCTGCTAGCGGGAGTGCTTTACAGGGACTTTTGCAGGAAGCGTGATGATGTCACAATACTTATCACGCGTATATAG